The stretch of DNA TCTAGCAGCTCCCTCAAACTTAAGCCCTCAAACCTACTCGACCCCACATGAAAGCTTCTCATATAGGCTCACCTTAGGTGACATACACGTGCGACAAAGGAATCGAGTATGTAGGCGGAATTTGTCCTCCACGGGCCACGATTCGGGCACTTCTTCATCCGAATGGATTCTTCTCCTCTTGCTTCTCCTAGTGGCACAATGGTGTGGTCCGAAACACAACGAATCATAGAAATCGGCGATGGCCGGTGGGCGGCCATGGTTCTAGGTACAAAATGTATGTGAGCTTTTCCTCTACAGGTGCTCCACTGCAAGTGATGCAACTTTACTTGTGAGCGAGGACGGCAGTGAGGAGCGCCGTCCGGACAGGGACGCCGGAAGACGTGCCGCCATGGCCAAAGAAGATGGGGATGACAAAAAATGGGAATAAAAAATCACCTAAGATCATCTCCAATGGACGCACAGAAACTACTCTGTACGCTAAAATTTGGGTTTTTTAGGCGCTGGAAGCTCCAACAGAAGCTGTAAAATAGTGCATGCACAAAAAAGATTGGGCACGCGCTAAAAAGCGCTATCAGAAGCTGCAAATTTGGGGCGCCGGATTGCGTGCGCTTCACAATTTGTACTACGTGTTTTTTGGCATCTGCTAAATCAATGTTGGGTCTGGCACGCTAAAAGTGCTAGAGTGGCACGCTAAAACTATTTTAGCGGGTGAAACTTTTATGCGTCTGTTGAAGATACTCTAAGATGGTGGGCAAGGGAGGTCGGACTCAGCTGAGGCGCCACATGCAGTGAGGTAACCAGTGACGAGGTGGATGACAATGTGTATTATTACTCGTCCACCCCATCATACATGGGGCACATCAAAGCTTAGATCAGCTGAGAAATGATAGCAAACTCAACAATGTGACCAACATGGCAAACAAATCCTCCGTTGTCAGCACGACAACATGCAAAAACATCACAAGTCAAACACATTAGTTTAAAATACATTGCAATTAAACTGTAAGTAGTTTTAATATGGTATCATATCATTGTAGTTTTGCTGGAGGTTTATATGTCAAAGGCAAATTACAAATAGTTCTATTAAATCAAGATATGTTGGAGAAAGAATAAAGAAACAAAAAAGGTAGGCCGGGGTTAACCTCGTCCTAAGTGGCGGACTGACTAGGCGCGTCAGCTAACCAtcatatcatccacatatatggTTTGAATATGAAGGTTTGCAGACGGTCAAGACGTATAGGGAGTACTGACCGGCTGCATCCAGAGACGTTTGAGGAGGATTTGAGGCGAGTAGATGCTCTTAGAATGGGTTTTGCTTCGGCAGAGTTCCTTCCGCCAATTTGGGCACAAGAGTTCAACGTTAGAGCACGTAATACATCAGGGTTAAGCTTAAAGGTGGCGTAACCGCGTAAGTTTGCGTGCCTCTGTATTGCACTCGGTGTTTCACTGAAAGAAAAACTGTGCCATTGACATTGCATTTGTACTTTGTAGTCAACACGACTTTGCACAGGAGGTCGTCTCGACACACAAGAGGAGAGGAAATGTCACACCAATACCGTTTATCTAATCCTCGAGCAATCATCAAATCCATCACCGTTCGCATAAGTCGTGAATGCGTCGCAAATTTACATAGAATCAACAGAATTCAGCACATCAATCAAACCAAACTAATGCACACGCTGCTAGTAGAAAACAGTGGATCGAACGATCTCCAAACCAGAACAGCACAAGGAGAAATGGCACCGGGGATGGGAGGAGCATGATGACGCATGAAAAATCACCGGAGATTTCGCGGCCGTAACACAAGGAGAAATGGGAGGAGGGGATGGGAGGAGCATGACGCATGAAAATCACCGGAGATTTCGCGGGCGTGGCCTGTCTACCTCATCATGCCGACGGGCGTGGCCGGCGCCCCCATGACCTGGCCGCCGGTGACGCCCCGGTTCCGGCGCTCCATGTTGGCGTCCCAGCCGATCCCCATGTCGAAGCCGCGGTTCTTGAGCTCCCGGTACTCCTGGCAGAGCGCGCAGAGCTCGCAGCACCAATGCACGAGGAAGTCCGGGCACTCCCCCTCGTCCAGGTCGTAGTGCGCCCGCATCTTGGTGCGGTAGACGCACGAGTAGAGGCACCCCATCCCCGTCGTCGCGCAGATGGCCGCGTAGGCCGCCCCGCTCCCGGCGCACGCTGCACCAGCAACCCAATCCCTCATACGTCAAACATAGCCGGCGGATCTACcgagctagaagaagaagaagctgaNNNNNNNNNNNNNNNNNNNNNNNNNNNNNNNNNNNNNNNNNNNNNNNNNNNNNNNNNNNNNNNNNNNNNNNNNNNNNNNNNNNNNNNNNNNNNNNNNNNNNNNNNNNNNNNNNNNNNNNNNNNNNNNNNNNNNNNNNNNNNNNNNNNNNNNNNNNNNNNNNNNNNNNNNNNNNNNNNNNNNNNNNNNNNNNNNNNNNNNNNNNNNNNNNNNNNNNNNNNNNNNNNNNNNNNNNNNNNNNNNNNNNNNNNNNNNNNNNNNNNNNNNNNNNNNNNNNNNNNNNNNNNNNNNNNNNNNNNNNNNNNNNNNNNNNNNNNNNNNNNNNNNNNNNNNNNNNNNNNNNNNNNNNNNNNNNNNNNNNNNNNNNNNNNNNNNAGAAGAAAGGACTCACAGCAGGTTCCTCTGTCCACGATGTCCGCGATCTGCCCGAACGTGATGCAGGGGCACAGGCAGGTGATGAGACCTTCACGAGAGACACGGATAAGCTCAACTGACCGGCCATGGGCGACCATTGCTAGCTATCTAGTAGTTCTCGGCTCTGAACAAGAGGGGAACGGAGAGCACTTACAGTTCCCGGGGTCGTCCATGCAGTGGAAGAGGCCGGTGGACCAGCGCGCCAGCCCGGCGGCGGGGCGGGCGTGGTGGCTCTGGTTCATGGCGTGGTTGTACGTGGgctgctgctgcggcggcggcgccGTGGGCGGAGGCCCGCTGCTGAACCTGTCGTACGCGTCGGAGGGGGT from Triticum dicoccoides isolate Atlit2015 ecotype Zavitan chromosome 6A, WEW_v2.0, whole genome shotgun sequence encodes:
- the LOC119317985 gene encoding cell number regulator 1-like, producing the protein MYPTTPSDAYDRFSSGPPPTAPPPQQQPTYNHAMNQSHHARPAAGLARWSTGLFHCMDDPGNCLITCLCPCITFGQIADIVDRGTCSCAGSGAAYAAICATTGMGCLYSCVYRTKMRAHYDLDEGECPDFLVHWCCELCALCQEYRELKNRGFDMGIGWDANMERRNRGVTGGQVMGAPATPVGMMR